In a single window of the Canis lupus familiaris isolate Mischka breed German Shepherd chromosome 2, alternate assembly UU_Cfam_GSD_1.0, whole genome shotgun sequence genome:
- the LOC119876052 gene encoding armadillo repeat-containing protein 4 produces the protein MKDFNLAQETCQLAIRDVGGLEVLINLLDTDEVKCKIGSLKILKEISHNPQIRRNIVDLGGLPVMVNILDSPHKSLKCLAAETIANVAKFRRARRAVRHHGGITKLVALLDCAQSSAKPAQSSLYDARDVEVARCGALALWSCSKSNANKEAIRQAGGIPLLAHLLKTSHENMLIPVVGTLQECASEENYRAAIKAERIIENLVKNLNSENEQLQEQCAMAIYQCAEDKETRDLVRLHGGLKPLASLLNNTDNKERLAAVTGAIWKCSISKENATKFREYEAIETLVGLLTDQPEEVLVNVVGALGECCQEYENRVLVRKCGGLQPLVNLLVGINQTLLVNVTKAVGACAVEPESMM, from the exons ATGAAAGATTTCAACTTGGCGCAAGAGACCTGCCAGTTGGCAATCAGAGATGTTGGAGGCCTTGAAGTTTTGATAAATTTACTGGATACTGATGAAGTCAAATGTAAG atTGGTTCattaaaaatcctaaaggaaatCAGTCATAATCCTCAAATCAGACGTAATATTGTTGACCTTGGGGGCTTACCAGTTATGGTTAATATACTTGATTCTCCACATAAGAGTCTGAAATGCCTGGCAGCTGAGACAATCGCAAATGTTGCCAAGTTTAGAAGAGCCCGACGGGCAGTGAGACACCATGGAGGCATTACCAAACTG GTCGCTTTACTGGACTGTGCACAGAGTTCAGCAAAACCAGCTCAATCAAGTCTGTATGATGCCAGAGACGTGGAAGTAGCTCGCTGTGGGGCACTGGCATTATGGAGCTGTAGTAAGAGTAATGCAAATAAAGAAGCCATTCGTCAAGCCGGCGGCATTCCTTTGTTGGCTCACTTACTGAAGACTTCTCATGAAAACATGCTAATTCCAGTGGTGGGGACATTGCAAGAATGTGCATCAGAG GAAAACTACCGAGCTGCAATCAAAGCAGAAAGGATAATTGAAAATCTAGTCAAGAACCTAAATAGTGAGAATGAACAACTACAGGAACAGTGTGCCATGGCCATCTACCAG TGTGCTGAGGATAAGGAAACCCGTGACCTGGTTAGACTGCATGGAGGACTTAAACCCCTGGCCAGTCTGCTCAATAACACTGACAATAAAGAACGGTTGGCTGCTGTCACTGGGGCAATATGGAAATGTTCCATCAGCAAAGAGAATGCGACCAA GTTTCGAGAATACGAGGCCATTGAAACTTTGGTGGGACTTTTAACTGACCAGCCTGAAGAAGTACTTGTGAATGTGGTTGGTGCATTGGGAGAATGTTGTCAGGAATATGAAAACCGTGTCCTTGTCCGGAAATGTGGTGGCCTTCAACCACTCGTAAACCTCCTTGTTGGAATAAACCAAACTCTTCTTGTCAATGTCACAAAAGCAGTTGGTGCTTGTGCAGTAGAACCTGAAAGTATGATGTAA